In Pongo abelii isolate AG06213 chromosome 5, NHGRI_mPonAbe1-v2.0_pri, whole genome shotgun sequence, a single genomic region encodes these proteins:
- the GTF3C6 gene encoding general transcription factor 3C polypeptide 6, translated as MAAAADERGPEDGEDEEEEEQLVLVELSGIIDSDFLSKCENKCKVLGIDTERPILQVDSCVFAGEYEDTLGTCVIFEENVEHADTEGNNKTVLKYKCHTMKKLSMTRTLLTEKKEGEENIGGVEWLQIKDNDFSYRPNMICNFLHENEDEEVVASAPDKSLELEEEEIQMNDSSNLSCEQEKSVHLEIEDSGPLIDIPSETEGSVFMETQMLP; from the exons atggcggcggcggcggacGAGCGGGGTCCAGAGGACGGAGAAGACGAGGAAGAAGAG GAGCAGTTGGTTCTGGTGGAATTATCAGGAATTATTGACTCAGACTTCCTctcaaaatgtgaaaataaatgcaAGGTTTTG GGCATTGACACTGAGAGGcccattctgcaagtggacagctGTGTCTTTGCTGGGGAGTATGAAG ACACTCTTGGGACCTGTgttatatttgaagaaaatgttGAACATG CTGATACAGAAGGCAATAATAAAACAGTGCTAAAATATAAATGCCATACAATGAAGAAGCTCAGCATGACAAGAACTCTTCTgacagagaagaaggaaggagaagaaaacatag GTGGGGTGGAATGGCTGCAAATAAAGGATAATGATTTTTCCTATCGACCCAACATGATTTGTAActttctacatgaaaatgaagaTGAAGAAGTGGTAGCTTCAGCCCCAGATAAATCTTTGGAATTGGAAGAGGAAGAGATTCAAATGAACGACAGTTCAAACCTGAGTTGTGAACAGGAGAAATCAGTGCACTTGGAAATAGAAGATTCTGGTCCTCTTATTGATATACCTTCTGAGACAGAAGGTTCTGTTTTTATGGAAACTCAAATGCTGCCTTAG